One region of Chitinophaga varians genomic DNA includes:
- a CDS encoding DUF6138 family protein translates to MDRFETIVNDITTATSQLLQKINASKDAVSIIKRTTLQAGVHDYARFFYYKGQVHCFMDNDGSDRPDVKYEGTDFPDAPLTKEEIDQLLPLLQKKLTALYLSYDDNPILDFQFEIDGKFRIDDKFYQLPVLRATSEVKKTKLRQAIDQYLTQKIHEGQYPTKELETFFLAKHLINPVLYPETDVPGVIAIFEKIRTLNKHKKESQQQHQHHITYALRRWAEDIFLPVFYNVHKPAWGLPEFALKENHERSAPPDNLLDLLVYAGVSIIRFEPNYSRSTGVGFIEKAKELGSTKAAQVLKKGSGTFSDADIQYKDADVTCTANDVFATFEINFKNETETAYGKALDFICHLLEKGFPPSYQIKCKSKAKNLLPIKGLGKSATQRFFANALQYPALFPQLEKYVQLAIRHEFEWYEDVEAEQCARPGTYAVFGLALADARYFPLLQQYLDTVDDEHQSVQNHFLVQFIQQHGINAGTIPTIVEVLRCAQDIKPIKELKALEAPENMEQLKSYVRSLELESYEIDHLSWFIWKGKKKLEL, encoded by the coding sequence ATGGACCGTTTCGAAACGATTGTCAACGATATTACGACCGCCACCAGTCAGCTGCTGCAAAAAATAAACGCTTCAAAAGACGCTGTCAGTATTATCAAACGCACCACCTTACAGGCAGGCGTACACGATTATGCCCGCTTTTTTTACTACAAAGGCCAGGTACACTGTTTTATGGACAACGACGGCAGTGACCGCCCCGATGTGAAATACGAAGGCACCGATTTCCCCGATGCCCCGCTCACCAAAGAAGAGATCGATCAACTGCTGCCATTGTTACAGAAGAAACTTACCGCGCTGTATCTCTCCTACGACGACAACCCGATACTCGACTTTCAGTTTGAGATAGACGGTAAATTCAGGATAGACGATAAATTCTATCAACTGCCGGTATTGAGGGCCACCAGCGAGGTAAAAAAAACAAAGCTCCGGCAGGCCATCGATCAATATCTCACCCAAAAAATCCATGAGGGACAATATCCTACCAAAGAACTGGAAACTTTTTTCCTGGCCAAACACCTGATCAACCCGGTATTATACCCGGAGACGGATGTACCGGGCGTTATCGCCATTTTTGAGAAAATCAGAACGCTCAATAAACACAAGAAGGAATCCCAGCAACAACATCAGCACCATATTACCTACGCCCTGCGGAGATGGGCAGAAGATATATTTTTGCCGGTTTTTTATAATGTTCATAAACCCGCCTGGGGCCTACCGGAATTTGCGTTAAAGGAAAACCATGAAAGGTCCGCGCCGCCGGACAACCTGCTGGACCTGCTGGTATATGCCGGCGTGAGCATCATCCGCTTTGAGCCTAACTACAGCCGCAGCACCGGCGTTGGCTTTATCGAAAAAGCGAAAGAGCTGGGCAGCACCAAAGCCGCCCAGGTCCTGAAAAAAGGCAGCGGCACCTTCAGCGATGCTGACATCCAATACAAGGACGCGGACGTGACCTGCACGGCCAACGACGTATTCGCCACTTTCGAAATCAACTTTAAAAACGAGACTGAAACGGCCTACGGCAAAGCGCTGGACTTTATCTGTCACCTGCTGGAGAAAGGCTTTCCGCCGAGCTACCAAATCAAGTGCAAGTCCAAAGCAAAAAACCTGCTTCCCATTAAAGGCCTGGGCAAATCCGCCACACAGCGTTTCTTCGCCAATGCGCTGCAATACCCTGCACTTTTCCCGCAACTGGAAAAATATGTACAACTGGCCATCCGCCATGAGTTTGAATGGTACGAAGACGTGGAAGCGGAACAATGCGCGCGGCCCGGCACCTATGCCGTATTCGGACTGGCACTGGCTGACGCCCGTTATTTCCCGTTGCTGCAACAGTACCTCGATACGGTAGATGATGAACATCAGTCCGTACAAAATCATTTCCTCGTGCAGTTCATACAACAACACGGTATAAACGCCGGCACTATTCCCACCATCGTGGAGGTACTGCGGTGCGCGCAGGATATCAAGCCCATTAAGGAATTAAAAGCGTTGGAAGCGCCGGAAAATATGGAACAGCTGAAAAGCTATGTCAGGTCCCTTGAACTGGAGTCTTATGAAATAGACCACCTGTCGTGGTTTATCTGGAAAGGGAAGAAAAAACTGGAACTGTGA
- a CDS encoding DUF3995 domain-containing protein — MLLPAVVAATIFVIISAIHFYWAFGGRWGIGKVVPVNTAGEPMLNPGAVGTFIVALGLLFFALVLTANTGVFGQLVSRTVVIWATRGIAAIFALRAIGDFKYVGLFRKVKTTPFARKDTLLFTPLCIVLCVLCLLATRP, encoded by the coding sequence ATGTTACTACCTGCTGTGGTGGCGGCCACCATCTTTGTGATTATTTCCGCTATACATTTTTACTGGGCTTTCGGCGGCCGTTGGGGCATAGGAAAGGTGGTGCCGGTCAATACGGCCGGTGAGCCAATGTTAAACCCCGGCGCTGTAGGCACTTTTATCGTGGCGCTCGGGCTACTGTTTTTTGCGCTGGTGCTGACCGCCAATACCGGTGTTTTTGGCCAGCTGGTAAGCCGTACTGTGGTGATATGGGCCACCAGGGGCATCGCTGCCATCTTTGCCTTGCGGGCCATCGGCGATTTTAAATATGTGGGCCTTTTCCGCAAGGTAAAAACAACGCCGTTCGCCCGTAAGGACACGCTGCTGTTTACGCCATTGTGTATCGTATTGTGTGTGCTGTGCCTGCTGGCGACGCGGCCATAA
- the chrA gene encoding chromate efflux transporter: MNVNNQQQRPSFGEALGFWFKLGWISFGGTAGHIAIMHEYLVDRKKWISNSRFLHALNHCMILPGPEAQQLATYVGWQLHGKKGGLAAGILFVLPSMFILLALSMMYVIYGNVPWIYAMFNGLKPAVVAIIILAMIRVGQKALHTPLHYVLAAAAFISIFWFNLSLLAIIAGTIGIAMLVRYIWPSLVEQDSHEEEAMVAEEQGYYLNRYTKSPATGNVMLRLVKQTGVALLLWTLPFALFFWLAEDFRFWKGMVLFFTQTAFVTVGGSYTVLPYVAQFSVGKLNWLSNMQMIDGFALAETTPGPLIIVLSYVGFMAGYNHFGGSLWMGTLGLLTTTFYTFLPCFLFIFAGAPLIGKTQENKSIAGVLGFVSAAVTGVILNLTLFLGKDVLFPGGVTFGNLDYSALCWMLLSLFLLIRYRLNVVYLIGMSLCFGGLHYLLAK; encoded by the coding sequence ATGAATGTGAACAATCAACAACAGCGGCCTTCTTTCGGGGAAGCGCTAGGGTTCTGGTTTAAACTGGGATGGATCAGTTTTGGCGGTACGGCAGGGCATATTGCCATTATGCATGAATACCTGGTGGACCGCAAGAAATGGATCAGTAACAGCCGCTTTCTTCATGCGCTCAACCATTGTATGATATTGCCCGGGCCGGAAGCGCAGCAGCTGGCCACCTATGTGGGCTGGCAGTTGCATGGTAAAAAAGGCGGACTGGCCGCGGGAATATTGTTTGTATTGCCTTCCATGTTTATCCTGCTGGCATTAAGCATGATGTATGTGATATATGGTAACGTGCCCTGGATCTACGCCATGTTTAATGGCCTGAAGCCTGCGGTGGTAGCCATTATTATATTGGCCATGATAAGGGTGGGGCAGAAGGCATTGCACACGCCGCTGCATTATGTGCTGGCGGCAGCAGCCTTCATAAGTATCTTCTGGTTCAATTTGTCCCTGTTGGCGATCATTGCCGGTACTATCGGCATAGCGATGCTGGTGCGTTATATATGGCCTTCGCTGGTGGAGCAGGACAGTCATGAGGAAGAAGCGATGGTGGCTGAAGAGCAGGGGTATTACCTCAACAGATATACGAAGTCGCCGGCCACCGGCAATGTGATGCTGCGTCTCGTCAAACAGACAGGCGTGGCGCTGTTGTTGTGGACATTGCCTTTTGCGCTTTTTTTCTGGCTGGCGGAAGATTTCCGGTTCTGGAAAGGCATGGTGCTCTTCTTCACACAAACGGCTTTTGTGACGGTGGGAGGCTCTTATACGGTGCTGCCTTATGTGGCGCAGTTCAGTGTAGGAAAGCTTAACTGGTTAAGCAATATGCAGATGATTGATGGTTTCGCCCTTGCGGAAACCACGCCGGGGCCGCTCATCATCGTATTGTCCTATGTGGGTTTTATGGCGGGCTATAATCATTTTGGCGGATCGTTGTGGATGGGCACTCTCGGATTGCTGACCACCACCTTCTATACTTTCCTGCCTTGTTTCCTGTTCATTTTCGCCGGCGCGCCGCTGATCGGGAAAACGCAGGAGAACAAATCGATTGCCGGCGTACTGGGCTTCGTGTCCGCTGCGGTCACAGGGGTGATCCTGAACCTGACGCTCTTCCTGGGGAAAGATGTGCTGTTCCCTGGTGGGGTGACATTCGGCAACCTGGATTATTCCGCTTTGTGCTGGATGTTGTTATCGCTTTTCCTGTTGATACGGTACCGGCTAAACGTAGTTTACCTGATTGGCATGAGCCTGTGTTTCGGCGGACTTCATTACCTCTTGGCCAAATAA